A section of the Stenotrophomonas sp. 364 genome encodes:
- a CDS encoding 4Fe-4S single cluster domain-containing protein produces the protein MNRPLQLSRVHFPVTTLGPGQRLGIWFQGCSIRCSGCISADTWGPGRTVADVTTLLEQVAPWLDQADGITISGGEPFDQFDALLQMLGGLRQRTAADILVYSGHPLEKLQPMLDQARDLIDALISDPYLEQADQSLALRGSDNQRLTLLTALGRSRLASLERASTPADKALDLMFDATGTVWMAGIPRRGDLLRLRELLRAQGHQVQTSAHTSSRRPVE, from the coding sequence GTGAACCGTCCCCTGCAGCTGTCGCGCGTGCATTTCCCGGTGACCACGCTGGGGCCGGGGCAGCGCCTGGGTATCTGGTTCCAGGGCTGCAGCATCCGCTGCAGCGGCTGCATTTCAGCCGATACCTGGGGGCCGGGGCGCACGGTCGCCGACGTGACCACGCTGCTCGAGCAGGTGGCGCCGTGGCTGGACCAGGCCGACGGCATCACGATTTCCGGCGGCGAGCCGTTCGACCAGTTCGACGCCCTGCTGCAGATGCTGGGGGGACTGCGCCAACGCACCGCCGCGGACATCCTGGTGTACAGCGGCCACCCGTTGGAAAAGCTGCAGCCCATGCTGGACCAGGCGCGCGACCTGATCGATGCGTTGATCAGCGACCCCTACCTCGAACAGGCGGACCAGTCGCTGGCGCTGCGGGGTAGCGACAACCAGCGCCTCACCCTGCTCACCGCGCTGGGTCGGTCGCGTCTGGCCAGCCTGGAGCGGGCCAGCACGCCGGCCGACAAGGCACTTGACCTGATGTTCGATGCCACCGGCACCGTCTGGATGGCCGGCATCCCCCGCCGCGGCGACCTGCTGCGCCTGCGCGAGCTGCTGCGCGCGCAGGGCCACCAGGTACAGACCAGCGCACACACTTCATCGCGTCGTCCAGTCGAGTAA
- a CDS encoding AAA family ATPase: MSGKNVFEGPRWQRDLVRFLPLKSQFVLSGNIRDLQAAEVAPGTVTAQSFNQTLCNTLLDQGYAQVLGWDPLAGFRALERPGIDPASGIALLQSLGLTPVDGAAPAGIDLLSATLQRLVVRPGEPVAVIIDFASRLAVRSDALSAAEHQLFTQALVLSHQARSRPGGVQRKPFFNTVLWVVEKEGDLPDWLLVGNPRIRHIPVAKPDQLTRRALAPALLKGLAGAPDASAEATAQAVDAFVQSTEGLLLLDLSAIAQLARVEGVAVDQISDAVRRYKVGVTEDPWLRIDRQRIRMGDAFVHERVKGQHHAVTHMLDIVKRAMTGVGASRKGNRPRGVAFLAGPTGVGKTELAKTVTSLLFGDESAYIRFDMSEFSAEHADQRLIGAPPGYVGYDVGGELTNAIREKPFSVVLFDEIEKAHPRILDKFLQILDDGVLTSGRGDRVYFSEALIVFTSNLGIYRQGEHGERVANVLPGEPFEQVQSKVHDEIDRHFKLVLNRPEILNRIGENIIVFDFIREEVAVQIFDQMVDATLADLQAQHLRVTLAAPAREALRSLCLKDLSNGGRGIRNQLEAHLLNPLARALFDQDAQPGQQFTIVAVDANVLHLARG, from the coding sequence ATGTCAGGGAAGAATGTGTTTGAAGGTCCGCGCTGGCAGCGCGATCTTGTTCGTTTTCTTCCCTTGAAGAGCCAGTTCGTGCTCTCCGGGAACATCCGCGACCTGCAGGCAGCCGAGGTGGCGCCGGGCACGGTAACCGCGCAGAGCTTCAACCAGACCCTGTGCAACACCCTGCTCGACCAAGGCTACGCGCAGGTGCTGGGCTGGGACCCGTTGGCCGGTTTCCGCGCCTTGGAACGCCCCGGCATCGATCCCGCCAGCGGCATCGCCCTGCTGCAATCGCTGGGACTCACCCCGGTGGACGGCGCCGCGCCCGCCGGTATCGATCTGCTCAGCGCCACGCTCCAACGGCTGGTGGTCCGTCCGGGCGAGCCGGTGGCCGTGATCATCGATTTCGCCTCGCGCTTGGCGGTGCGCAGCGACGCCCTCAGCGCCGCCGAACACCAGCTGTTCACCCAGGCCCTGGTGCTCTCCCACCAGGCACGCAGCCGACCGGGCGGCGTGCAGCGCAAGCCGTTCTTCAATACGGTGCTCTGGGTGGTGGAGAAGGAAGGTGACCTGCCCGACTGGCTGCTGGTCGGCAACCCGCGCATCCGCCACATTCCGGTGGCCAAGCCGGACCAGCTCACCCGGCGCGCACTGGCCCCGGCCCTGCTCAAGGGACTGGCCGGTGCCCCGGACGCCAGCGCCGAGGCCACCGCGCAGGCGGTGGATGCCTTCGTGCAGAGCACCGAGGGGCTGCTATTGCTGGACCTCAGTGCCATCGCGCAGCTGGCCCGGGTCGAAGGGGTGGCGGTGGACCAGATCAGCGACGCCGTGCGCCGCTACAAGGTCGGGGTCACCGAAGACCCCTGGCTGCGCATTGACCGGCAGCGCATCCGCATGGGCGATGCGTTCGTCCACGAGCGGGTCAAGGGCCAGCACCATGCGGTGACCCACATGCTGGACATCGTCAAGCGCGCCATGACCGGCGTGGGTGCAAGCCGCAAGGGCAACCGGCCGCGCGGCGTGGCGTTCCTCGCAGGCCCCACCGGCGTGGGCAAGACCGAGCTGGCCAAGACCGTCACCAGCCTGCTGTTCGGCGACGAAAGCGCCTACATCCGGTTCGACATGTCCGAGTTCAGCGCCGAGCATGCCGACCAGCGGCTGATCGGCGCCCCGCCCGGCTACGTGGGCTACGACGTGGGCGGCGAACTGACCAACGCCATCCGCGAGAAGCCGTTCAGCGTCGTCTTGTTCGACGAGATCGAGAAGGCCCATCCGCGCATCCTCGACAAGTTCCTGCAGATCCTCGACGACGGCGTGCTCACCTCCGGGCGTGGCGACCGCGTGTACTTCTCCGAAGCGCTGATCGTGTTCACCTCGAATCTGGGCATCTACCGTCAGGGCGAGCATGGCGAGCGCGTGGCCAACGTGTTGCCCGGCGAGCCCTTCGAGCAGGTACAGAGCAAGGTGCACGACGAAATCGACCGGCACTTCAAGCTGGTCCTGAACCGGCCGGAGATCCTCAACCGGATCGGCGAGAACATCATCGTGTTCGATTTCATCCGCGAGGAGGTCGCCGTGCAGATCTTCGACCAGATGGTCGACGCAACCCTGGCCGACCTGCAGGCCCAGCACCTGCGCGTGACCCTGGCCGCGCCGGCCCGCGAGGCGTTGCGGTCGCTCTGCCTGAAGGACCTGTCCAACGGCGGGCGCGGCATCCGCAACCAGCTCGAGGCGCACCTGCTCAACCCGCTGGCGCGTGCCCTGTTCGACCAGGACGCGCAGCCCGGCCAGCAGTTCACCATCGTTGCGGTGGATGCCAACGTACTCCACCTGGCGCGCGGGTGA
- a CDS encoding bifunctional diguanylate cyclase/phosphodiesterase translates to MLDGSYTPWLVVVSLLVAMLASFTALDMANRITTAPSARLSTLWLFGGGCAMGLGIWSMHFIGMLAFRLPIPLGYDLGCTAVSLLAAMASSIFALWLVSRPTLPHSRLALGALLMGSGIASMHYLGMAAMRMQPGIDYHPGWVTASLLIALAASWTALFVAFRLRHSQRRMRHRLMPAVLLGSAIVGMHYTGMAAARFPAGSICGAAAGDGLQAQWLAALVLVLTTAILAVVLIVSWLDQRMQAHLLRLRNETLRSSLDDAQAELTQAALHDPLTRLPNRLLLQQRIEQALAEAEQRGSRFAVMFMDLDGFKQVNDAYGHQTGDALLVAVAERTRQLLRPTDVLARLGGDEFVLVVRIDNDEDIATLASRILQAVGGGPLLPDHELQVTASIGIAICPDHAASERQLMGFADAAMYQAKEAGRNAYAVFSDWMNDSAEQQFQLLADLRRAIGTDQLFLHYQPKIRVAGQGVSGAEALIRWRHPQQGLIPPDRFIRLAERSGVINEIGRWALGEACRQLRQWQDAGHESWTVSVNLSPIQFSSPHLLQEVRDALRTHRLEPRRLVLEITESTVMRDTEASLTLLQGMASLGVGISIDDFGTGYSSLLYLKRLPATEIKIDHAFVRDLETSSEDVVIVSAIVALGHALDMDIVAEGVETTGQRAYLERLGCDYLQGYLLGRPVDPERFMQLHDHPRPRVEMAAGWKAQARPGAATG, encoded by the coding sequence ATGCTCGACGGCAGCTACACACCGTGGTTGGTCGTGGTTTCGCTGCTGGTCGCCATGCTCGCGTCGTTCACCGCGCTGGACATGGCCAATCGGATCACCACCGCGCCCAGCGCGCGGTTGAGCACGTTATGGCTGTTCGGCGGTGGCTGCGCGATGGGGCTGGGCATCTGGTCGATGCACTTCATCGGCATGCTCGCCTTCCGCCTGCCCATTCCACTGGGCTACGACCTGGGCTGCACCGCGGTGTCGCTGCTGGCCGCGATGGCCTCCTCGATCTTCGCGCTGTGGCTGGTGTCACGCCCCACCCTGCCGCACTCGCGGCTGGCGCTGGGCGCCCTGCTGATGGGCAGCGGCATCGCCTCGATGCACTACCTGGGCATGGCGGCGATGCGCATGCAGCCCGGCATCGACTACCACCCCGGCTGGGTCACCGCGTCGCTGCTGATCGCGCTGGCGGCCTCGTGGACCGCGCTGTTCGTTGCCTTCCGGCTGCGCCACAGCCAGCGCCGCATGCGCCACCGGCTGATGCCGGCCGTGCTGCTGGGCAGCGCCATTGTCGGCATGCACTACACCGGCATGGCCGCCGCGCGGTTCCCGGCCGGCAGCATCTGCGGCGCCGCCGCCGGCGATGGCCTGCAGGCGCAGTGGCTGGCCGCGCTGGTGCTGGTACTCACCACCGCGATCCTGGCCGTGGTGCTGATCGTGTCCTGGCTGGACCAGCGCATGCAGGCGCACCTGCTGCGCCTGCGCAATGAAACCCTGCGCAGTTCGCTGGACGATGCCCAGGCCGAGCTCACCCAGGCCGCCCTGCATGACCCGCTGACCCGCCTGCCGAACCGCCTGCTGCTGCAGCAGCGGATCGAGCAGGCCCTGGCCGAGGCCGAGCAGCGCGGCAGCCGCTTCGCGGTGATGTTCATGGACCTGGACGGGTTCAAGCAGGTCAACGACGCCTACGGCCATCAGACCGGCGACGCGCTGCTGGTGGCGGTGGCCGAGCGCACCCGCCAGCTGCTGCGCCCGACCGATGTACTGGCCCGCCTGGGCGGCGACGAATTCGTGCTGGTGGTGCGGATCGACAACGACGAGGACATCGCCACGCTGGCCAGCCGCATCCTGCAGGCGGTGGGCGGCGGCCCGCTGCTGCCCGACCACGAACTGCAGGTCACCGCCAGCATCGGCATCGCGATCTGCCCGGATCACGCCGCCAGCGAACGCCAGCTGATGGGCTTTGCCGACGCGGCGATGTACCAGGCCAAGGAGGCCGGCCGCAACGCCTACGCGGTGTTCTCCGACTGGATGAACGACAGCGCCGAGCAGCAGTTCCAGCTGCTGGCCGACCTGCGCCGGGCGATCGGCACCGACCAGCTGTTCCTGCACTATCAGCCCAAGATCCGGGTGGCCGGCCAAGGGGTCAGTGGGGCCGAGGCCCTGATCCGCTGGCGCCACCCGCAGCAGGGCCTGATTCCACCGGACCGCTTCATCCGGCTGGCCGAGCGCAGCGGCGTCATCAACGAAATCGGGCGCTGGGCACTGGGCGAGGCGTGTCGCCAGCTGCGCCAGTGGCAGGACGCCGGCCACGAAAGCTGGACGGTGTCGGTGAACCTGTCGCCGATCCAGTTCAGTTCGCCGCACCTGCTGCAGGAGGTGCGCGACGCGCTGCGGACCCATCGGCTGGAACCGCGGCGGCTGGTGCTGGAGATCACCGAAAGCACGGTCATGCGCGACACCGAGGCCAGCCTCACCCTGCTGCAGGGCATGGCCAGCCTGGGCGTGGGCATTTCCATCGACGACTTCGGCACCGGCTATTCCAGCCTGCTGTATCTCAAGCGGCTGCCCGCCACCGAGATCAAGATCGACCACGCCTTCGTGCGCGACCTGGAGACCAGCTCGGAAGACGTGGTGATTGTCTCGGCGATTGTCGCGCTGGGCCACGCGCTGGACATGGACATCGTGGCCGAAGGCGTGGAGACCACCGGCCAGCGTGCGTACCTGGAGCGGCTGGGCTGCGACTACCTGCAGGGCTACCTGCTGGGCCGCCCGGTGGACCCGGAGCGTTTCATGCAGCTGCACGACCACCCGCGCCCGCGGGTGGAGATGGCCGCCGGATGGAAGGCGCAGGCACGACCGGGCGCGGCGACGGGCTAG
- the fliR gene encoding flagellar biosynthetic protein FliR: MDSATQMAADGLQAFGMIGTILWTMLRIGAMLMAMPLIGTRAVPSRVRVVLAGALAVALSPLLPPVPEWTGFDAATVLSIARELAIGVSIGFLLRLVFEAGAMAGELVAQGTGLAFAQMSDPLRGGSSGVIGQWFYLLFGLLFFSTNGHLALISLLMDSYKAVPIGTSLPDIDAFLSAAPTFALQVFRGALSLALPLTVAMLAINLAFGVLARAAPALNPIQLGLPVALLLGLFLLTVLAGEMGPPVQRLFDAAFQAADGVTH, translated from the coding sequence ATGGATTCCGCCACCCAGATGGCTGCCGACGGCCTGCAGGCCTTCGGCATGATCGGCACCATCCTGTGGACCATGCTGCGCATCGGCGCCATGCTCATGGCGATGCCGTTGATCGGTACCCGCGCGGTGCCGTCGCGGGTGCGCGTGGTGCTGGCCGGCGCCTTGGCCGTGGCGCTGTCGCCGCTGCTGCCGCCGGTGCCGGAATGGACCGGCTTCGATGCGGCCACCGTACTGAGCATCGCCCGCGAACTGGCGATCGGCGTGTCGATCGGCTTCCTGCTGCGGCTGGTGTTCGAAGCCGGCGCCATGGCCGGCGAGCTGGTCGCCCAGGGCACCGGCCTGGCCTTCGCACAGATGAGCGATCCGCTGCGTGGCGGCAGCTCCGGCGTGATCGGCCAGTGGTTCTACCTGCTGTTCGGCCTGCTGTTCTTCAGCACCAACGGCCACCTGGCCTTGATCTCGCTGTTGATGGACAGCTACAAGGCGGTGCCGATCGGCACGTCGCTGCCCGATATCGATGCCTTCCTCAGTGCCGCACCGACGTTTGCCCTGCAGGTGTTCCGCGGGGCGCTCAGCCTGGCGTTGCCGCTGACGGTGGCGATGCTGGCGATCAACCTGGCGTTCGGCGTGCTGGCCCGCGCCGCGCCGGCGTTGAACCCGATCCAGCTGGGCCTGCCGGTGGCGCTGCTGCTGGGCCTGTTCCTGCTGACCGTCCTGGCCGGCGAGATGGGCCCCCCGGTGCAACGCCTGTTCGATGCCGCCTTCCAGGCCGCCGACGGCGTGACCCACTGA
- a CDS encoding flagellar biosynthetic protein FliQ translates to MTPELALTELRGGLIVVLWVAGPLLLTVLIVGVVVGVVQAATQLNEPTIAFVAKAAALTAVLFALGSLLIGQLVEYTTLLFQRIPHLIG, encoded by the coding sequence ATGACGCCCGAACTTGCGTTGACCGAACTGCGTGGCGGCCTGATCGTGGTGCTGTGGGTGGCCGGCCCGCTGCTGCTCACCGTGCTGATCGTCGGCGTGGTGGTGGGCGTGGTACAGGCCGCCACCCAGCTCAACGAGCCCACCATCGCCTTCGTGGCCAAGGCCGCCGCGCTCACCGCGGTACTGTTCGCGCTGGGCAGCCTGCTGATCGGCCAGCTGGTGGAGTACACCACGCTGTTGTTCCAGCGCATCCCGCACCTGATCGGGTAG
- the fliP gene encoding flagellar type III secretion system pore protein FliP (The bacterial flagellar biogenesis protein FliP forms a type III secretion system (T3SS)-type pore required for flagellar assembly.): MRGPNASWTRYLPLLLLLLLCALPALAMAAPGLPGTPALPDVNVGKIGGQPVSLPLQTLLLMTAITLIPSMLLVLTAFTRIIIVLGLLRQALGTGQTPSNQVLLGLALFLTAMVMLPVWQKAWGSGMAPYLNGEIDFQTAWTLTTQPLRAFMLAQIRETDLMTFAGMAGHGTYSGPDAIPFPVLVASFVTSELKTAFEIGFLIFIPFVIIDLVVASVLMSMGMMMLSPMLVSAPFKILLFVLVDGWVLVVGTLAASFNAVQ, translated from the coding sequence ATGCGTGGCCCGAACGCCTCCTGGACCCGTTACCTGCCGTTGCTGCTGCTCCTGCTGTTGTGTGCGCTGCCGGCGCTGGCGATGGCCGCCCCCGGCCTGCCGGGCACCCCGGCGCTGCCGGACGTGAATGTCGGCAAGATCGGCGGCCAGCCGGTCAGCCTGCCGCTGCAGACCCTGCTGCTGATGACCGCGATCACCCTGATCCCGTCGATGCTGCTGGTGCTGACCGCCTTCACCCGCATCATCATCGTGCTGGGGCTGCTGCGCCAGGCGCTGGGCACCGGCCAGACCCCGTCCAACCAGGTGCTGCTGGGCCTGGCCCTGTTCCTCACCGCGATGGTGATGCTGCCGGTGTGGCAGAAGGCCTGGGGCAGCGGCATGGCGCCATACCTCAATGGCGAGATCGACTTCCAGACCGCCTGGACGCTCACCACCCAGCCGCTGCGCGCCTTCATGCTGGCGCAGATCCGCGAAACCGACCTGATGACCTTCGCCGGTATGGCCGGGCACGGCACCTATTCCGGTCCGGACGCGATTCCGTTCCCGGTGCTGGTGGCCTCGTTCGTCACCAGCGAGCTGAAGACCGCCTTCGAAATCGGCTTCCTGATCTTCATCCCGTTCGTGATCATCGACCTGGTCGTGGCCAGCGTGCTGATGTCGATGGGCATGATGATGCTGTCGCCGATGCTGGTCTCGGCCCCGTTCAAGATCCTGCTGTTCGTGCTGGTCGACGGCTGGGTGCTGGTGGTCGGCACCCTGGCCGCCAGCTTCAACGCGGTGCAGTGA
- the fliO gene encoding flagellar biosynthetic protein FliO, translating into MIASLLIAAGTPAAKVGQHAAAAPSMFGAVLALLAVLALIVGLGWLLKRMPGSGFRPAEGMRVVASLNVGAKERVVVVEVNGEQLLLGVTAGGINTLHHLPEPLPTPVPARLPDLKNLPNLKNLPNFAQLLQQRLRKEP; encoded by the coding sequence TTGATCGCATCGCTGCTCATCGCCGCCGGCACCCCGGCGGCCAAGGTCGGCCAGCACGCGGCCGCCGCACCGAGCATGTTCGGTGCGGTGCTGGCGCTGCTGGCGGTGCTGGCGTTGATCGTCGGCCTGGGCTGGCTGCTCAAGCGCATGCCCGGCAGCGGCTTCCGCCCGGCCGAAGGCATGCGCGTAGTGGCCAGCCTCAACGTGGGCGCCAAGGAACGCGTGGTGGTGGTGGAGGTCAACGGTGAGCAGCTGCTGCTGGGCGTCACCGCCGGCGGCATCAACACCCTGCACCACCTGCCCGAACCGCTGCCGACGCCGGTGCCGGCGCGCCTGCCGGACCTGAAGAACCTGCCGAATCTCAAGAACCTCCCGAATTTCGCCCAGCTGCTGCAACAGCGGCTGCGCAAGGAACCCTGA
- the fliN gene encoding flagellar motor switch protein FliN: MNDIETNEPAPAQFTTLQSDESLGPELNLDVILDVPVTLSLEVGRARLPIRNLLQLNQGSVVELERGAGESLDVFVNGTLIAHGEVVVINDRFGVRLTDVVSPSERIRRLR, translated from the coding sequence ATGAACGATATCGAAACCAACGAACCGGCACCGGCACAGTTCACCACACTGCAGTCCGATGAAAGCCTGGGGCCCGAACTGAACCTGGATGTCATCCTCGACGTGCCGGTGACGCTGTCGCTGGAAGTGGGCCGCGCGCGCCTGCCGATCCGCAACCTGCTGCAGCTCAACCAGGGCTCGGTGGTGGAACTGGAACGCGGCGCCGGTGAATCGCTGGACGTGTTCGTCAACGGCACCCTGATCGCCCATGGCGAGGTGGTGGTCATCAACGATCGTTTCGGCGTGCGACTGACCGACGTGGTCAGCCCCAGCGAACGGATCCGGAGACTGCGTTGA
- the fliM gene encoding flagellar motor switch protein FliM, with the protein MNDLLSQDEIDALLHGVDSGAVETDVDAATPGEARSYDFASQDRIIRGRMPTLEMVNERFARLWRIGLFNLIRRSAELSVRGIELIKFNDYMHSLYVPTNLNLIRFKPLRGTGLIVFEPTLVFAIVDNFFGGDGRYPTRIEGREFTATEMRVIHLLLKQTFADLQEAWAPVMDVELEYINSEINPHFANIVTPREYVVVCRLHVELDGGGGDIHVTLPYSMLEPIRELLDAGIQSDRNDRDASWGVMLREQLNIAEVTLSSVLASKRMTLRELTGLKVGDILPIDLQPQVPVCVENIPVFTGEFGVANGSNAVKIIATHPPGTRPRVPVIQEDPQ; encoded by the coding sequence ATGAATGACCTGCTTTCCCAGGACGAGATCGATGCGCTGTTGCATGGCGTGGATTCGGGTGCGGTCGAAACCGATGTGGACGCGGCTACCCCCGGCGAAGCGCGCAGTTACGACTTTGCCAGCCAGGACCGCATCATCCGTGGGCGCATGCCGACCCTGGAGATGGTCAACGAACGCTTTGCGCGCCTGTGGCGGATCGGCCTGTTCAACCTGATCCGCCGCTCGGCCGAGCTGTCGGTGCGCGGCATCGAGCTGATCAAGTTCAACGACTACATGCACTCGCTGTACGTGCCTACCAACCTCAACCTGATCCGCTTCAAGCCGCTGCGCGGCACCGGGCTGATCGTGTTCGAGCCGACGCTGGTGTTCGCGATCGTGGACAACTTCTTCGGCGGTGACGGGCGCTACCCCACCCGCATCGAAGGCCGCGAGTTCACCGCCACCGAGATGCGCGTGATCCACCTGCTGCTCAAGCAGACCTTCGCCGACCTCCAGGAAGCCTGGGCGCCGGTGATGGACGTGGAACTGGAATACATCAATTCCGAGATCAACCCGCACTTCGCCAACATCGTGACGCCGCGCGAGTACGTGGTGGTCTGCCGCCTGCATGTCGAGCTCGATGGCGGTGGCGGTGACATCCACGTCACCCTGCCCTACTCGATGCTGGAGCCGATCCGCGAACTGCTCGATGCCGGCATCCAGAGCGACCGCAACGACCGCGATGCCAGCTGGGGCGTGATGTTGCGCGAACAGCTCAACATCGCCGAAGTCACCCTGTCCAGCGTGCTCGCCAGCAAGCGCATGACGCTGCGCGAACTGACCGGGCTGAAGGTCGGCGACATCCTGCCGATCGACCTGCAGCCGCAGGTGCCGGTGTGCGTGGAGAACATTCCGGTGTTCACCGGCGAGTTCGGCGTCGCCAATGGCAGCAACGCGGTGAAGATCATCGCCACCCATCCCCCGGGCACCCGCCCACGCGTTCCCGTTATCCAGGAAGACCCGCAATGA
- a CDS encoding flagellar basal body-associated FliL family protein, translating to MELPLVAAAADKTKKSADKDKAAKPRSPLLITALVAVLAAGAAGGGAWYFASSQSHDPKAAKPAASKAMPAPAQYFGLEPPFVVNLNSSFDGPRYLQVEVQLMTRDPAALEAIKLHAPAIRAKLLMLFSQVEPTQIADRAGKERLQADSLAEVQKLLKAETGSKGADELLFTSFVTQ from the coding sequence ATGGAGCTTCCCCTCGTGGCCGCAGCCGCCGACAAAACCAAGAAATCCGCCGACAAGGACAAGGCCGCCAAGCCGCGTAGTCCGTTGTTGATCACCGCCCTGGTGGCCGTGCTCGCCGCCGGCGCCGCCGGTGGCGGTGCGTGGTACTTCGCCTCGTCCCAGTCACACGATCCCAAGGCCGCCAAGCCGGCCGCCAGCAAGGCCATGCCCGCACCGGCGCAGTACTTCGGGCTGGAGCCGCCGTTCGTGGTCAACCTCAACAGCAGCTTCGACGGCCCACGCTACCTGCAGGTGGAAGTGCAGCTGATGACCCGCGACCCGGCCGCGCTGGAGGCGATCAAGCTGCACGCCCCGGCCATCCGCGCCAAGTTGCTGATGTTGTTCTCGCAGGTCGAGCCGACCCAGATCGCCGACCGCGCCGGCAAGGAACGCCTGCAGGCCGACTCGCTGGCCGAAGTGCAGAAGCTGCTCAAGGCCGAAACCGGCTCCAAGGGCGCCGACGAACTGCTGTTCACCAGCTTCGTCACCCAGTAA
- a CDS encoding flagellar hook-length control protein FliK: MPPALQGTASTGAAKATGTSPRSDGSAGDTRRDFDALLNGDAASTAKAPTRPAGKTGNAGTADGSAKSGTEPNTAATADAPKRPGSDAATEATGDAVTTEGTAAAKPTAQDNADDTEPAPWPPLGLAGLALAGTPPQLPPVLQPAAAAATGADPLLATAAPLPTPALPLAVAAAGAATASEPAAALVLPADATVADDPALLKTVTDALAGADNGDAPGTPLLHALHATAELKTSAVTGAFTGSPTATPDVGADDFGDAMSARIGWLADQKIGHAVIRVTPHDLGQIEVRLQIDGDKVHASFNSAHAEVRHALETSLPRLREMLGEQGFQLGNADVGQQHTAQGGQDGNGQGGATGGDGEPTLADITVSPAQLMRQRGLVDAYA, from the coding sequence ATGCCCCCCGCACTCCAGGGCACCGCGTCCACCGGCGCTGCCAAGGCCACCGGTACATCCCCGCGCAGCGACGGGTCGGCCGGCGATACCCGCCGGGACTTTGACGCCCTGCTCAACGGCGATGCCGCCAGCACCGCCAAGGCGCCCACGCGCCCCGCCGGCAAGACCGGCAACGCGGGCACTGCCGACGGGTCAGCCAAATCCGGCACCGAGCCGAACACCGCCGCCACTGCCGATGCGCCCAAGCGTCCGGGCAGCGACGCCGCCACCGAAGCGACGGGCGACGCAGTAACCACCGAAGGCACCGCCGCCGCGAAACCGACCGCACAGGACAATGCGGACGACACCGAGCCCGCGCCGTGGCCGCCGCTCGGCCTGGCCGGGCTCGCCCTGGCCGGCACCCCGCCGCAGCTGCCGCCCGTACTGCAACCGGCCGCCGCTGCGGCGACCGGTGCCGACCCGCTGCTGGCTACCGCTGCCCCGCTGCCCACCCCGGCGCTGCCGTTGGCGGTCGCTGCGGCGGGGGCCGCTACCGCCAGCGAACCGGCCGCCGCGTTGGTGCTGCCCGCCGATGCCACGGTGGCCGACGACCCGGCGCTGCTCAAGACCGTGACCGACGCCCTGGCCGGCGCTGACAATGGTGATGCCCCGGGCACCCCGCTGCTGCACGCGCTGCACGCCACTGCCGAGCTGAAAACCAGTGCGGTCACGGGGGCATTCACCGGCAGCCCGACCGCCACCCCGGACGTGGGCGCCGATGACTTCGGCGATGCCATGAGCGCCCGCATCGGCTGGTTGGCCGACCAGAAGATCGGCCATGCGGTCATCCGGGTGACCCCGCATGACCTGGGCCAGATCGAAGTGCGCCTGCAGATTGACGGCGACAAGGTGCACGCCAGCTTCAACAGCGCCCATGCCGAGGTCCGCCACGCGCTGGAAACCAGCCTGCCCCGTCTGCGCGAGATGCTCGGCGAGCAGGGCTTCCAGCTCGGCAACGCCGATGTGGGCCAGCAACACACCGCGCAGGGCGGCCAGGACGGCAATGGGCAGGGCGGCGCGACCGGCGGCGACGGCGAACCGACGCTGGCCGACATCACCGTCTCGCCTGCGCAGCTGATGCGCCAGCGCGGGTTGGTTGACGCGTACGCGTAG
- the fliJ gene encoding flagellar export protein FliJ, with translation MIQSKRFDPLLKRAQDHEDEVARDLAERQRTLDTHLSRLDELRRYADEYANAQMAATSPAQLLNRRAFLDRLDSAVAQQRQTVDHNREKVEAERARLILASRDKAVLEQLAASYRAQEKVVTDRRDQREMDDLGARRSRQAQREDTDTGGTP, from the coding sequence ATGATCCAGTCCAAGCGTTTCGATCCCCTGCTCAAGCGAGCCCAGGACCACGAAGACGAGGTCGCCCGTGACCTGGCCGAACGCCAGCGCACGCTCGACACCCACCTGTCGCGCCTGGACGAGCTGCGCCGTTACGCCGACGAGTACGCCAACGCGCAGATGGCGGCCACCAGCCCGGCCCAGCTGCTCAACCGGCGCGCGTTCCTGGACCGCCTGGACAGTGCCGTGGCACAGCAGCGCCAGACCGTGGACCACAACCGCGAAAAGGTCGAGGCCGAGCGCGCGCGCCTGATTCTGGCCAGCCGCGACAAGGCGGTGCTGGAACAGCTGGCCGCCAGCTACCGCGCGCAGGAGAAGGTGGTCACCGACCGCCGCGACCAGCGCGAGATGGACGACCTGGGCGCGCGTCGCAGCCGCCAGGCGCAGCGCGAAGACACCGACACCGGAGGCACGCCGTGA